One Atribacteraceae bacterium DNA segment encodes these proteins:
- a CDS encoding phosphatase: MIRIAGDLHVHTVASGHAYSTVLEIVHTARRKGLSVVGVADHGPSMPGGPSLVYFEACGHFPRQVAGVTLYFGAEVDILDEKGTLDLPDWVLKKMDYTIVSFHPHVRPPGDRETNTQSLLKVLMNPLVNIIAHAGNPKYPFDYERVIDRAVEAGKVFEINNSSFSVSRKGSWENCRLIAQEVMKRGGSVLVSSDAHFCEEIGEYHDALALLEDIGFPEERILNMREESLKVFVEQHTGRRRRA; encoded by the coding sequence ATGATACGCATCGCAGGTGACCTTCACGTTCATACCGTGGCCAGTGGTCATGCGTACAGCACCGTTTTGGAAATAGTCCACACCGCCCGGCGCAAGGGACTGAGCGTTGTGGGCGTCGCCGACCACGGCCCGAGTATGCCCGGGGGACCTTCCCTGGTCTATTTCGAGGCTTGTGGTCACTTTCCGCGACAGGTGGCAGGCGTGACGCTTTATTTCGGAGCGGAAGTAGATATTCTCGATGAAAAAGGGACCCTCGATCTTCCGGATTGGGTCCTGAAAAAGATGGACTATACAATTGTTTCCTTTCATCCTCATGTGCGTCCGCCTGGAGACCGGGAAACGAATACGCAGTCACTTTTGAAGGTATTGATGAATCCGCTGGTTAATATTATCGCTCATGCCGGAAATCCAAAGTATCCTTTTGACTATGAGCGGGTAATCGACCGGGCGGTAGAGGCCGGAAAGGTTTTTGAGATCAATAACAGCTCTTTTTCGGTAAGCCGTAAAGGTAGTTGGGAAAATTGCCGACTGATCGCCCAAGAAGTCATGAAACGGGGCGGTTCGGTTCTGGTTTCCAGTGACGCGCATTTTTGTGAAGAAATTGGAGAATATCACGACGCCTTGGCTCTACTTGAAGACATCGGCTTTCCGGAAGAACGGATCCTGAATATGCGTGAAGAATCTCTCAAGGTCTTCGTAGAACAACATACCGGTCGGCGCCGACGGGCATAA
- the folD gene encoding bifunctional methylenetetrahydrofolate dehydrogenase/methenyltetrahydrofolate cyclohydrolase FolD has protein sequence MAATIIDGKAISAQIRAELRPKVHALTEAGFRPGLAVILVGENPASEVYVRNKERTCEKLGILSVKHHLSAKTSLSELRTLIDDLNNDHRIHGILVQLPLPGHLDERDILYSISPEKDVDGFHPYNLGRLMIGDPVYLPCTPWGIQEMLVRSGVEVSGKNVVIFGRSNIVGKPLAMMLVQKSAGANATVTLCHTRTKDPLIYTKNADILVAAVGSPGMVTKEMVKDGAVVVDVGINSVDRRLVGDVDYEQVSQVASLITPVPGGVGPMTIAMLMANTVRSAERTRQKNLVH, from the coding sequence ATGGCCGCGACAATTATTGATGGCAAAGCAATATCGGCACAAATCCGCGCAGAACTCCGACCTAAAGTCCATGCCCTGACTGAAGCAGGCTTCCGTCCCGGTTTGGCGGTTATTCTGGTCGGTGAGAATCCGGCAAGTGAGGTATATGTCCGGAACAAGGAACGGACCTGCGAGAAACTCGGAATTCTATCGGTCAAACACCATCTGTCCGCGAAAACATCGCTCTCCGAGCTGCGGACATTGATCGATGACCTGAACAACGACCACCGGATTCATGGAATACTCGTCCAGCTTCCTCTACCCGGGCATCTCGATGAACGCGATATTCTCTATTCCATCTCTCCCGAAAAAGACGTTGACGGATTCCATCCCTATAACCTGGGTCGCCTGATGATCGGCGATCCGGTTTACTTACCCTGCACTCCCTGGGGAATCCAGGAGATGCTCGTTCGGTCAGGTGTTGAAGTATCGGGGAAAAACGTCGTTATTTTCGGTCGAAGCAACATCGTGGGAAAACCCCTGGCGATGATGCTGGTTCAGAAATCGGCCGGTGCGAACGCAACAGTCACTCTTTGCCATACCCGAACGAAAGATCCCCTGATCTATACGAAAAATGCCGACATTCTTGTAGCCGCCGTTGGTTCACCCGGCATGGTCACAAAAGAGATGGTCAAAGATGGCGCAGTGGTTGTCGATGTGGGCATCAACTCGGTGGACAGGCGCTTGGTTGGAGATGTCGACTATGAGCAGGTTTCCCAGGTCGCCTCGTTGATCACTCCGGTACCGGGTGGTGTCGGTCCGATGACCATTGCCATGCTTATGGCCAATACGGTTCGTTCAGCGGAAAGAACCCGACAAAAAAATTTGGTCCACTGA
- a CDS encoding YfcE family phosphodiesterase, translated as MIKKIAVLSDTHIPVQADDLSDRVWRMIEGADMVLHAGDLVAVRLLDRLETIAPVKAVQGNKDDEEVKRRLQSLLVFELAGIAWGMTHGTGSPAGIIERVQGMFLKGPPQIVVFGHTHQPLIEHRGQTVYFNPGSPTDTAYAPYRSIGFIETDHGSIRRMDIVCV; from the coding sequence ATGATCAAAAAAATAGCCGTTTTGTCCGACACCCATATTCCAGTCCAGGCTGACGATCTCTCTGATCGAGTATGGAGGATGATCGAAGGGGCGGACATGGTTCTCCATGCCGGAGACTTGGTGGCTGTTCGCTTGCTGGACCGTCTTGAAACCATTGCTCCGGTGAAAGCGGTACAAGGGAATAAGGATGATGAAGAGGTGAAGAGACGACTTCAATCACTGCTTGTTTTTGAACTGGCTGGAATAGCTTGGGGAATGACTCATGGTACAGGTTCTCCCGCAGGGATCATCGAGAGAGTCCAGGGAATGTTCTTGAAGGGACCTCCCCAGATCGTCGTTTTTGGTCATACCCATCAGCCTCTCATCGAACATCGTGGCCAAACTGTTTATTTCAATCCCGGAAGCCCGACTGATACTGCATATGCGCCATATCGGTCAATCGGGTTCATCGAAACCGATCATGGATCGATACGGCGGATGGACATTGTTTGTGTTTGA
- a CDS encoding glucose-1-phosphate adenylyltransferase produces the protein MYNRETLAMILAGGEGRRLGILSEKRAKPAVPFGGKYRIIDFCLSNCVNSGIYCLGVLTQYNPHSLHDHIKTGKAWDLDRVAGGVFLLQPYIGDELTNWYRGTADAIYQNLRFIRNHQPRWVLILSGDHIYTMDYRKMIRFHIGRGADLTLGGIEVPWKEIQRFGIMTVDEEGRVKSFLEKPTQAESNLASMGIYIFNREILEEEMEREASCTETSFDFGKDLLPRLIQTRKVYAYTFKGYWKDVGTLDAYWAANMELLESEISHEFTDRTWPIYTPVEDRPPVKFGPSASVASSIIGDGAIINGKVRHSIIFGGVYISEEAEITNSIIMNDARMERKACIDRTIIDKLVVVGESAQVGWGLDMTQNLKDPDVLYSGLSVIGKNTRIPAGIRIGRNCRIGADLVPESFPSLIVESGQSVELDR, from the coding sequence ATGTATAATCGGGAGACTTTGGCCATGATTTTAGCCGGTGGAGAAGGCAGAAGACTGGGTATACTGTCAGAGAAAAGGGCTAAGCCCGCCGTGCCCTTCGGGGGAAAGTATCGCATCATTGACTTTTGCTTGAGCAATTGCGTCAATTCCGGGATTTACTGCCTGGGGGTCTTAACCCAGTACAATCCCCATTCCCTGCATGATCATATCAAAACCGGCAAAGCTTGGGATCTCGACCGCGTGGCTGGTGGAGTTTTTCTGTTACAGCCCTATATCGGTGATGAATTGACCAACTGGTATCGGGGTACCGCCGATGCGATCTACCAGAACCTCCGGTTTATCAGAAACCATCAGCCTCGCTGGGTTTTGATCCTTTCCGGTGACCATATCTATACTATGGACTACCGGAAGATGATACGTTTTCATATCGGACGGGGTGCCGATTTGACCTTGGGAGGCATTGAGGTTCCCTGGAAAGAAATTCAGCGCTTCGGAATCATGACCGTTGACGAAGAGGGTCGGGTCAAGAGTTTTTTGGAAAAACCGACGCAGGCCGAAAGCAACTTGGCGAGCATGGGAATCTATATCTTTAACCGGGAGATTCTGGAAGAAGAAATGGAGCGCGAGGCCAGTTGCACAGAAACATCGTTTGATTTCGGAAAAGACCTGCTTCCCCGCCTGATTCAAACCAGAAAGGTTTATGCCTATACCTTCAAAGGATATTGGAAAGACGTCGGCACACTGGACGCTTATTGGGCCGCCAATATGGAATTACTGGAAAGTGAGATATCTCATGAATTTACCGACCGGACTTGGCCGATTTACACGCCGGTCGAGGATCGGCCTCCGGTGAAGTTCGGGCCGTCGGCCTCGGTTGCCTCGAGTATTATCGGTGACGGGGCTATCATTAACGGGAAGGTCCGGCATTCGATTATTTTCGGGGGAGTCTATATCAGCGAAGAGGCGGAAATTACCAATTCGATTATCATGAACGATGCCCGGATGGAAAGAAAAGCATGCATCGACCGGACCATTATCGACAAGTTAGTAGTGGTTGGTGAGTCTGCTCAAGTCGGTTGGGGTTTGGATATGACCCAGAACCTCAAAGATCCCGATGTCTTATACAGCGGTCTGAGTGTTATCGGTAAAAATACGCGAATACCGGCCGGTATCCGGATCGGCCGAAATTGCCGCATCGGAGCCGACCTTGTTCCGGAAAGTTTCCCTTCGCTTATCGTGGAGAGCGGACAGAGCGTGGAACTGGACCGTTAA